The Paenibacillus spongiae nucleotide sequence ACGCGTTCTTGCAACGCAGCCGCTGATGGCGGCAGGCGACGTTCGTCGCTTGAAGCAAGGCCTGTCCAACCTTAAATAATCCGGTTACGGAGATAATACGTTCATCCAACATTCAGGAGGGTACTACTTATGGCAAGAGTTAAAGGCGGATTCGTCCGTGCACGTCGTCGCAAAAGAATTTTGAAGCTGGCCAAAGGCTACTTCGGTTCCAAACATCGCTTATTTAAAACCGCTAAAGAGCAAGTCATGAAATCCTTGATCTACGCTTACCGTGACCGTCGTCAACGGAAACGTGACTTCCGTAAGCTGTGGATCGTACGTATCAATGCAGCGGCTCGCCAGAACGGCTTGTCCTACAGCAAGTTCATGTTCGGCTTGAAGCAAGCCGGCGTTGAAGTGAACCGCAAGATGCTCGCTGACCTAGCCGTTAACGACATCAATGCATTCAACTCGCTTGCAAGCATCGCAAAAGAGAAAGCAAACGCGTAATTACGCGATAACAAAGAGCGTCTACCCTTCGCAGGGTGGCGCTTTTTTTGTTGTCTGTTCGATCAGCACCCCATGAAGACTCGCGCTGCAGCGCCGGCCTATTTTCCCTCCTGTATAGACAACTATACAGGCCGGGCATGCATATCCCGAATACAGTATAGAATAACGGGAGAAGGAGGAAATACGCATGCAGCGCGTCTCCAAAGAGCAAGTTAAGTCTTTGATTGGCAAGACGGTCTACGTAATGCGCAAGGACGGTTCCGTTGCCTCGGGCAAACTCGTCCGTCTCCATCAGAATAAACTCATTTTGCAGCCGGAAGGCATAGATAAAGGAAAGATAGTCAGAACGAAGGCGATCCTGCCGCTCGTTTTATTTGATTTGCTCGCGATCGGTACGCTTCCGTATTTCGGTTTCGGCGGAGGGTTCGGCTGCGGCGGCGGCTGCCCGCCATACGCGGGAGGTTTCAATAATCAGTGCTGTCCGCCTTATGGCGGGCCAGTTGACCCTGTCGGCCCTGCTGGTCCTGTCGGCCCTGCTGGTCCTGTGGGACCTTATGGCGTACCTGGAGGCTATGGATACAACAACGGATTGTTCTAGCGAGAGAACGTAATCATCTAAGAAAACTCAACCGTCAAGAAGAAGCTGTCGGAAGTATCTTCATCATTTCATAGCAGCGGACGTCCGGATAATAACGAACGGTCACGTATCCGAGTTTCTCGTACATTCGCTTGGCTTTGTCGTTGCCGTCGTCCACGAATAACCGGGCTATCGTGCACGATTTGGATAGGCCATATGCTTCGCCGCGCGCCATAAGCATTTTGCCCCATTGTTTGCCTCGATGCCGGGGATGTACGGCGAGCATGTCGTATTGAATTACGTCACCGTTCACATACAGGTGAAGGAAACCAAGGGGCATGCTCGTCTTCGTGCGGGAAATGACGAAGGTGACCCCTTGGCTCAGCCGTTTCGGAAGCTCGCGGATGGCCTTGGCGTCGCGCGGATTGGCGGTGTACGACAGAGGCATCAGCTCCGTCCGGATTAGCCGGATGATCTCGGCGTCATCCGTGCGGGAGCGGCGTTCTCGTATGAGTGCGATAGCATTTCATCCCGCTTTCTGTATTGGATGCTGTATCGTATGTAGAAAGATAGATCGCCGTGCGCGTAAGGTTACATAACTTTTTACTGATGCTGGTATCCTAATCCTTGACGAACGGAATTTCTAAGCATATAATATGTTTTAAGCTAATAATTCATCGGCTATGATGAGGACGAAGTGTTAAGGGCTCTTTTGCTCAGAGAGCGAACGGATTTGCTGCAACCGTCGCCAAAACCCCTTTCCAACGAGCTCACCTCGGAGCTGTTTTCCTGAAAAGACGAACGGTCGCATTAGGGAGAATCGCGGGGCACGCGTTAATGTGCCAAGGTATGAACGTTTTACGTGCATGCGTTCTTACCTATTGAGATTACATGCTGTGAGGCATGTAACGAAGTTGGGTGGTACCACGGAAGCTAAACCTTTCGTCCCTGGATGCTGTTAAGGCATCGGGGATTGGAAGGTTTTTTTTGTTTTGTTCTTAGAGAGGAGGACGACTGATGGTCGCGCAAAGTGCAACGTTAAGGTCAAAAGAAGAAATAATGGAAAAGCTGATGAAGCCCGAGGTTATTACCGGTTCGGAAATTCTGCTTCGCAGTTTAGTGTTAGAGGGCGTGGACTGCGTCTTCGGTTATCCCGGCGGTGCGGTGTTGTTCATCTATGACGCTATGCACGGTTTCTCTGATTTTCACCATTTGCTGACCCGCCACGAGCAAGGCGCCATCCACGCCGCCGACGGTTATGCGCGGGCGAGTGGTAAAGTCGGCGTATGTATCGCAACATCGGGTCCGGGTGCAACGAATCTTGTAACGGGGATCGCAACCGCTTATATGGACTCCGTGCCGCTTGTCGTCATTACGGGCAACGTCGCAACGAACTTTATCGGGACGGACGCTTTCCAGGAAGCGGATATTACCGGCATTACAATGCCAATTACCAAGCATAGCTACCTGGTGCGCGATGTGGAAGACTTGCCGCGTGTCATTCACGAGGCTTTCTATATTGCCAATACAGGCCGCAAAGGTCCCGTACTGATCGATATTCCGAAGGATGTATCGGCGAAGACGACGCTGTTCAAGCCGGTAACCGAGGTCAACATCCGCGGCTATCACCCGACGGTATCACCGAACAAGCTGCAGGTCGACAAGATGCTCAAGGCGATCGAAGAAGCGGAGCGTCCGGTTGTGCTGGCAGGCGGCGGGGTCGTCTACTCCGGCGGTCACGAAGAACTGCATGAATTCATTACGAAGACGGGGATTCCGGTTACGACAACCCTCCTCGGACTTGGCGCATTCCCAAGCGGTAACGACCTGTGGCTCGGCATGCCGGGTATGCACGGAACGTACGCATCCAATAAAGCGATACAAGGCTCCGACCTGCTTATTAATATCGGCGCGCGCTTCGATGACCGGGTGACGATGAAGCTAAACGGCTTCGCCCCGCATGCGAAGATCGTCCATATCGATATCGATCCGGCCGAGATCGGCAAGAATGTGCCGACGGACATCCCGATTGTCGGCGATATCAAGACCGTTCTTCAGGTCGCGAACCAAGATGCCCAGCTGGCAAGCAAGGCGGATGCATGGCGTGCCCAGACGGCGCAATGGAAACAGGAAAAGCCGCTTAAGTATATCGATTCCGACGTGGAGCTGAAGCCTCAATGGGTCATAGAGATGATCCATGACGAGACGAAGGGCGAAGCGATCGTGACGACAGACGTCGGCCAGCACCAAATGTGGGCGGCACAATATTACCGCTTCAATCAGCCGCGTTCTTGGATTACGTCCGGCGGCCTCGGTACGATGGGCTTCGGATTCCCGTCGGCGATCGGCGCGCAGATGGCGCATCCGGACCGGCTCGTCGTCTCCATTAACGGCGACGGCGGCATGCAGATGTGCGCGCAGGAGCTAGCGATTTGTGCGATCAATAACATTCCGGTCAAAGTGGCTATCATTAACAATCAGGTGCTTGGAATGGTCCGCCAGTGGCAGGAAATTATTTATGACAATCGCTACAGCCACATCGATCTGGCAGGCAGCCCGGACTTTGTCAAGCTGGCAGAAGCCTACGGCGTCAAAGGCTTCCGCGCCACGAACAAAGAAGAAGCGCGTACTGCATGGATCGAAGCGATGAACCATCCGGGTCCGGCCGTTGTCGAATTCGTCGTCCGCAAGGGCGAGAACGTCTATCCGATGGTTACGCAAGGATCCACGATCGATGATATGTTAATGGGGGATTCGGAATGAAGAAGCACACGATTGCCGTTCTTGTGAACGACCAGCCCGGCGTCCTGCAGCGTGTTTCCGGCTTGTTCGGACGCCGCGGCTTCAACATTGAAAGCATCACCGTCGGGGCAAGCGAGGAAGCCGGCTTGTCCCGCATGGTGATCGTGACTAGCGGCGACGACAAGACGCTGGAGCAGGTCACGAAGCAATTGTACAAAATTATCGATGTCATCAAAGTAGTGGATCTCAGCTCGAATCCGATGGTTGGCCGCGAGCTTGCGCTGATCAAGGTGAATGCGGAGCCATCGGCACGGCCCGAAATTCTGGGCGTCGTGGAAACCTTCCGCGCAGCCGTCGTCGATATCGGCACGCATACCTTGATGGTACAGGTTGTCGGCGATTCCGAGAAGATCGACGCAATGACCGAGCTCCTGAAGCCGTATGGCATTCGCGAGCTGTCCCGCACCGGCGTAACCGCGATGGTTCGCGGCAACGCGCGATAAGAACGCAAAGAGCTAAGATGACGGCGGATGCGCCGTCATCCGGCTAAGCAGCTGCAAGGCTTGTCCATGAAGTTGAAGAAAGCAAGAAGCAGGAGAATCGCCCGCTTTGAGCGGGAGTTCAAGCGAGGGAAGCCGACATGCAGATGTATATAACGTTTCTCTCCTTCAACACCCGCTCAAAAGGGTCCCAATTTAAAGGAGGCATCATTCCAAATGGCAGTTACATTGTATTATGAAAAAGATGCAGACCAAAGCGTACTGCAAGGCAAAACGATCGCTGTTATCGGCTACGGCAGCCAAGGCCACGCACAAGCACAAAACCTTCGCGACAGCGGCTTGAAAGTTGTTATCGGTCTGCGCCCTGGTAAATCCGCAGACAAAGCGAAGAACGACGGCTTTGAAGTCCTTTCCGTTGGCGAAGCAGTTAAAGTCGCAGACGTCGTACAAATCTTGATGCCGGATGAAACGCAAGCCAGCGTATACAAAGCAGAGATCGAACCAAACCTGAAAAAAGGCGCGGCTCTCATGTTCTCCCACGGCTTCAACGTTCATTTCGGACAAATCGTTCCGAACAAAGATACGGACGTATTGCTGGTTGCTCCTAAATCGCCGGGCCACATGGTTCGCCGCACATACGTGGAAGGCTTCGGCGTTCCAGGTCTGATCGCGATCGAGCAGGATGCAACAGGCAACGCGAAAGCGATCGGTCTTGCATATGCAAAAGGTATCGGCTGTACCCGCGCAGGCGTTATCGAAACTTCGTTCCGCGAAGAAACCGAAACCGATCTGTTCGGCGAACAAGCCGTACTGTGCGGCGGTGCATCCGCGCTTGTTAAAGCAGGCTTCGAAACGTTGGTTGAAGCAGGCTACGCGCCAGAAATGGCTTACTTCGAGTGCTTGCACGAGCTGAAGCTGATCGTCGACCTGATGTACGAAGGCGGCCTTGCTTCGATGCGCGATTCGATCTCCAATACGGCTGAATACGGTGACTATGTGACCGGACCACGCATCGTAACGGACGAAACGAAGAAAGCGATGAAAGCGGTTCTGGAAGATATCCAATCCGGACGTTTCGCACGCGACTTCATCCTGGAGAACCAATCCAACCGTGCTATGCTGACGGCTACCCGCCGCAATGAAGCTGAGCATCCGATCGAGCAAGTAGGCGGACAGCTTCGTGAATTGATGCACTGGATCAAGAAATAATAACGGTCTGCCGATAAAGGCGGATTAATAGAATAGGTATGTATGCAATCCCGGATTGTCGCGAACCGCGCCCGTATAAGCGATCGACGCTTATGCGGGGGCGTTTCGCCACTTCGGGATGATTCTGTTCATGGAGGTGCTAGCGATGCGCAAAATATATATTTTCGACACGACGCTCCGTGACGGCGAGCAATCACCCGGCGTCAACTTGAATACGCAGGAAAAGGTCGAGATCGCCCTGCAGCTGGAGAAGCTCGGGGTCGACCGGATCGAAGCAGGCTTTCCCGCTGCGTCTCCTGGAGACCTCGCTGCGGTTAACGCAGTAGCGCGTGCGGTTAAGAGAGCGACGATCATCGGTTTGTCCCGTTCGCGCGAGCAGGATATCGATGCGGTGCGCGAAGCGCTGCAAGGCGCGGAGGATCCATGCATCCATCTGTTTCTGGCCACCTCGCCGATCCATCGGAAGCATAAGCTGCGCATGGAGAAGGAGCAGGTCCTTGAAACGGCGGAGAAGGCAATACGTTATGCGAAGCGTTATTTTGACAAAATCGAGTTCTCTCCCGAAGATGCAGGCCGTACGGAAATCGACTTCCTGTGCGAAGTGACGGCTATGGCTATTCGCGCGGGCGCAACGGTCGTGAACATACCGGATACGGTCGGTTATCTGACGCCTGTGGAATTCGGCGGGATCTTCAAAACGCTGAAATCGGAAGTGCCGGGCATTGAGAAAATCCAGCTAAGCGCCCACTGTCATGACGATCTCGGCATGGCGACGGCCAATGCGCTGGCAGCGGTTCTGAATGGCGCCGATCAAATCGAAGGCACGATCAACGGGATTGGCGAACGGGCCGGCAACACATCCCTCGAAGAAGTGGTCATGGCGCTGGAGACGCGCGCCGAATATTTCGGTGCGAAGACATCGCTGAAGCTGACGGAAATCGCGAAGACGAGCCGTTTGGTGAGCAAGCTGACAGGGATGGTCGTTCCTGGCAATAAGGCCATCGTCGGCGCGAACGCGTTCGCGCATGAGTCGGGCATTCACCAGGACGGCATGCTGAAGGAGAAAACGACGTACGAGATTATTTCGCCGGAAACGATCGGATTGAGAGAATCGAAGCTCGTACTCGGCAAGCACTCCGGCCGTCATGCGTTCCGCGAGAAGCTGATCGATCTCGGTTACGAGCTGGACGAGGAATCCGTGAATGCGGCATTCGCCAAGTTCAAGGATCT carries:
- the rplT gene encoding 50S ribosomal protein L20, with product MARVKGGFVRARRRKRILKLAKGYFGSKHRLFKTAKEQVMKSLIYAYRDRRQRKRDFRKLWIVRINAAARQNGLSYSKFMFGLKQAGVEVNRKMLADLAVNDINAFNSLASIAKEKANA
- a CDS encoding GNAT family N-acetyltransferase, with protein sequence MPLSYTANPRDAKAIRELPKRLSQGVTFVISRTKTSMPLGFLHLYVNGDVIQYDMLAVHPRHRGKQWGKMLMARGEAYGLSKSCTIARLFVDDGNDKAKRMYEKLGYVTVRYYPDVRCYEMMKILPTASS
- the ilvB gene encoding biosynthetic-type acetolactate synthase large subunit; protein product: MVAQSATLRSKEEIMEKLMKPEVITGSEILLRSLVLEGVDCVFGYPGGAVLFIYDAMHGFSDFHHLLTRHEQGAIHAADGYARASGKVGVCIATSGPGATNLVTGIATAYMDSVPLVVITGNVATNFIGTDAFQEADITGITMPITKHSYLVRDVEDLPRVIHEAFYIANTGRKGPVLIDIPKDVSAKTTLFKPVTEVNIRGYHPTVSPNKLQVDKMLKAIEEAERPVVLAGGGVVYSGGHEELHEFITKTGIPVTTTLLGLGAFPSGNDLWLGMPGMHGTYASNKAIQGSDLLINIGARFDDRVTMKLNGFAPHAKIVHIDIDPAEIGKNVPTDIPIVGDIKTVLQVANQDAQLASKADAWRAQTAQWKQEKPLKYIDSDVELKPQWVIEMIHDETKGEAIVTTDVGQHQMWAAQYYRFNQPRSWITSGGLGTMGFGFPSAIGAQMAHPDRLVVSINGDGGMQMCAQELAICAINNIPVKVAIINNQVLGMVRQWQEIIYDNRYSHIDLAGSPDFVKLAEAYGVKGFRATNKEEARTAWIEAMNHPGPAVVEFVVRKGENVYPMVTQGSTIDDMLMGDSE
- the ilvN gene encoding acetolactate synthase small subunit, whose product is MKKHTIAVLVNDQPGVLQRVSGLFGRRGFNIESITVGASEEAGLSRMVIVTSGDDKTLEQVTKQLYKIIDVIKVVDLSSNPMVGRELALIKVNAEPSARPEILGVVETFRAAVVDIGTHTLMVQVVGDSEKIDAMTELLKPYGIRELSRTGVTAMVRGNAR
- the ilvC gene encoding ketol-acid reductoisomerase; the encoded protein is MAVTLYYEKDADQSVLQGKTIAVIGYGSQGHAQAQNLRDSGLKVVIGLRPGKSADKAKNDGFEVLSVGEAVKVADVVQILMPDETQASVYKAEIEPNLKKGAALMFSHGFNVHFGQIVPNKDTDVLLVAPKSPGHMVRRTYVEGFGVPGLIAIEQDATGNAKAIGLAYAKGIGCTRAGVIETSFREETETDLFGEQAVLCGGASALVKAGFETLVEAGYAPEMAYFECLHELKLIVDLMYEGGLASMRDSISNTAEYGDYVTGPRIVTDETKKAMKAVLEDIQSGRFARDFILENQSNRAMLTATRRNEAEHPIEQVGGQLRELMHWIKK
- a CDS encoding 2-isopropylmalate synthase — translated: MRKIYIFDTTLRDGEQSPGVNLNTQEKVEIALQLEKLGVDRIEAGFPAASPGDLAAVNAVARAVKRATIIGLSRSREQDIDAVREALQGAEDPCIHLFLATSPIHRKHKLRMEKEQVLETAEKAIRYAKRYFDKIEFSPEDAGRTEIDFLCEVTAMAIRAGATVVNIPDTVGYLTPVEFGGIFKTLKSEVPGIEKIQLSAHCHDDLGMATANALAAVLNGADQIEGTINGIGERAGNTSLEEVVMALETRAEYFGAKTSLKLTEIAKTSRLVSKLTGMVVPGNKAIVGANAFAHESGIHQDGMLKEKTTYEIISPETIGLRESKLVLGKHSGRHAFREKLIDLGYELDEESVNAAFAKFKDLADKKKNVSDEDIRAMLEEKLVDTPEVFSLETIHVVYGNRSVPSATVTIRTPDGGSKEQSAEGNGSVDAIYNAIDMATGETVELEDYSIKSVSQGKDALGEVHVVLKQNDVSAQGRGLSTDILEASARAYTDALNRLIEKRKSPGRRDKLSLI